The Miscanthus floridulus cultivar M001 chromosome 7, ASM1932011v1, whole genome shotgun sequence genome includes a region encoding these proteins:
- the LOC136463493 gene encoding NDR1/HIN1-like protein 1 gives MSKEDKHHRHEHHLRRCCGCLASCLLALVLIVAFVALVIYLALRPSKPSFYLQDLQLRRPISLGDPSLTASAQVTLASRNPNEHVGIFYNRLDVFVTYQNEAVTVPVSLPPQYQGHRDVTVWSPVLSAESVPVAGYVADALKQDVAAGFVALQVKVDGRVKWKVGSWVSGSYHLFVSCPAVLSAGYPGVVGGGGNNSVSSLKFAQPTGCSVEV, from the coding sequence ATGAGCAAGGAGGACAAGCACCACCGCCACGAGCACCACCTGCGTCGCTGCTGCGGGTGCCTGGCGTCGTGCCTGCTGGCGCTGGTCCTCATCGTCGCCTTCGTGGCGCTGGTCATCTACCTCGCGCTCCGCCCCTCGAAGCCGTCCTTCTACCTGCAGGACCTGCAGCTGCGGCGGCCCATCTCGCTGGGCGACCCGTCGCTGACGGCGTCGGCGCAGGTGACGCTGGCCTCCCGCAACCCCAACGAGCACGTGGGCATCTTCTACAATCGCCTGGACGTGTTCGTGACCTACCAGAACGAGGCCGTGACGGTGCCCGTGTCGCTGCCGCCGCAGTACCAGGGCCACCGCGACGTCACCGTCTGGTCCCCCGTGCTGTCGGCCGAGTCCGTGCCCGTGGCCGGGTACGTCGCCGACGCCCTGAAGCAGGACGTCGCGGCCGGCTTCGTCGCGCTGCAGGTCAAGGTGGACGGCCGCGTCAAGTGGAAGGTCGGCAGCTGGGTCTCCGGGAGCTACCACCTCTTCGTCAGCTGCCCCGCCGTGCTCTCCGCGGGGTACCCCGGCGTcgtgggcggcggcggcaacaACTCCGTGTCGTCGCTCAAGTTCGCGCAGCCCACAGGATGCAGCGTCGAGGTGTGA
- the LOC136463495 gene encoding basic leucine zipper 19-like, producing MSRSPHLPPRCPPLGPQITRRDDSMFTQSCRFPSGDPFFGEPPCWLDDLLADSGKAPKLPPLRRACSDSDAILDALSTFQSPIYPIEEGDLNSGGEAEDLLDAGEGGESGSVVDASCVYGPNSPRQKSRLTSSESSMVNAVLENVPSNPLQYLTIDASSGVNGNVASGTADACDAFGHPDQDKSFKRRSGQRSRVRKLQYIAELERTVDSLQNMGDDLAVRVSSLFQLHNALSMENKQLRMQISSLQHAKLIKDGQTQALKNEAERLKQMSARHRRSRSVTSCYDPSSFGADVSAVNWQMPDMARLNLNGSSVSPSGGYGL from the exons ATGTCTCGGTCACCCCACCTCCCACCCCGCTGCCCACCGCTGGGTCCTCAGATCACTCGAAGGGATGACAGCATGTTCACGCAGAGCTGCAGGTTTCCATCTGGGGATCCGTTCTTTGGTGAACCGCCATGCTGGCTCGATGATCTCCTTGCAGATTCTGGGAAAGCTCCCAAGCTTCCTCCTCTCAGAAGGGCCTGTAGCGATTCTGATGCCATCTTGGATGCGCTGTCGACATTCCAAAGCCCAATTTATCCAATTGAGGAAGGTGATCTAAACTCAGGTGGTGAAGCTGAGGACTTGTTGGATGCTGGCGAAGGTGGTGAAAGCGGTTCTGTGGTCGACGCTAGCTGTGTTTATGGTCCGAATTCGCCAAGACAGAAGAGTAGGCTGACATCTTCAGAGAGTTCCATGGTCAATGCTGTGCTTGAGAATGTCCCCAGCAACCCCTTGCAGTACCTGACCATCGATGCCTCCAGTGGTGTGAATGGTAATGTGGCCAGTGGAACTGCTGATGCCTGTGATGCTTTTGGCCATCCTGATCAAGACAAGTCATTTAAAAG GCGTTCAGGACAAAGATCTAGGGTCCGGAAACTTCAATACATTGCTGAACTTGAAAGAACTGTTGACTCACTTCAG AACATGGGAGATGATTTGGCTGTCAGAGTGTCATCACTTTTCCAGCTTCATAATGCTCTATCAATGGAAAACAAGCAACTGAGGATGCAGATTTCCAGTCTTCAGCATGCAAAACTGATTAAGGATG GTCAGACGCAGGCCCTAAAGAATGAAGCTGAAAGGTTGAAGCAGATGTCTGCCCGTCACCGCCGGAGCAGAAGCGTCACTTCCTGTTATGACCCAAGCTCCTTCGGAGCAGACGTGTCTGCAGTCAATTGGCAGATGCCTGACATGGCAAGGCTCAACCTGAACGGCAGCTCTGTCTCCCCAAGTGGCGGCTATGGTCTGTGA